The genome window ATACTGGGATGGTAAAAGTAGCGCCAGCCAATCCCCTCAATGACAGGACCGTCAACGGAAAAAATCACCAATTTTTCTACGCCTTCTTGTTGGCGCAGCTTTTCCAGCGATAATTCTCCCCGGACAACATACTTCCCACCCCAGCGTTCGGCAAACTTCTTGGCTTCCCCTACCAAAAATGTCCCTGCATTTCGCGCCGTCGTCACTCGCAATTCATCCATCATGCTTTACTAACAGCTCTCTTTACGTTCTTTTAAACCAACGCATCAGCTCGGCCTCGCCAAAACGCACCATCACAGGACGTCCGTGCGGGCAGCTATAAGGCAGCGTCGTTTGCGCCAATTGCTCTAATAGACGCTCCATCTGCCGTTGATTCAACTCCTCGCCGGCTCGGATGGCCGCATGACAAGCCGCCGTCTCAAACACCATATGCCGCAGTTGCGCCGCTGTCGGCTGCTGCATTTCGTCTAAACGCACCAATAGCTCCCGCAGCATCGTCTCTGGAGAAGTACCTGTCAAATCGGCAGGAAGCTCCAAGAGCCTCGCCGTTCCTGGGCCGGCCATCTCTAATCGAAACCCCAGCGACGCCAACGCCTCCCCATGCTGTTCCAATAGAAATTCTTCTTTTTCATCCACCTCAAGATAAACAGGTACCAATAAGGTCTGCCCTGGCATAGCCGCCGCTTCCCCTACAAATTTATCATAAAGAATGCGTTCATGCGCCGCATGCTGATCCACCAGATACAGTTGTTCTTTGTCTTTGGCAACAATATAGCACGACAAGACCTGCCCTAAAACCTGCAACGGCTCGGCCGCCTCGGTTTCGTTCGAGATTGTTGCCTGAGCCAAAGGAGCCCTGCTTTCCGTTTGGCAGTCTTCGTCCATCATCGTCGCGTCCACAGCCTGGAAAATCTCTGTTCTTGTCGGTTCGGACTTCATTTCTGGTTCTATTTTTTCACAAGGCGCCGCCGTGACCGTCTCAGCAGGCGCCTCATAGACAGGGATACTTTCTGCCGCTGCAACCGGACGCTGCCGTTCTGCAAGAGGCTTAAAAATAGGACGATATGGCTCCGGCAAAGGCGCTGGCTGCGCCGGTCTCTCTTTCGCAGTCTGTGCCGTCGTCGCAACTGGAAGATTTTGAAAATCAAAAGATTGAATTTCTTCTTTAGGCCGAGGCGCAACAACCGGCGCCGCTTGGCGCAGCTGCTCTGCGGCCGGCCTAGTTAAACAAACAGTGACTGCCTTATAAACGGAGCGAAAAACATCCTGCTCGTTTTTGAACTTCACTTCGCTTTTTTGGGGGTGCACATTGACATCAATATCTTCCGCCGGCACGTCAATACGAATAACCGCCAAAGGAAAACCTGTTTTCGGCAGCACCGAATGATAGGCGTTATCCAAAGCCTTGCTCAAGGCGCGGCTCTGCACCACCCTGCCATTAACCAAAAAAGTTTGCCACTGCCGACTGCTGCGCAAAAGAGTAGGCTGTCCTAAAAATCCCCAAAGGCTAATTCCCTCCTGAGCGTGGTTCAGCTCCAAGAGCCCTGCGCCAGCCTCCTTGCCGTACAGAGAAGCAATTACATCTTCCAATCGCCCGCTGCCATTTGTGCTAAGAACCAAACGTTGGTTATTAATTAGGCGAAAAGCCACTTCCGGGTGCGATAAGGCAAGGCGCGTTATAATATCGTGGATTTGGGCGCTTTCAGTAGCCGGTTTTTTCAAAAATTTGAGGCGCGCCGGGAGATTAAAGAAAATATCCCGTACCAAAATAGTGGTACCCACGCCGCCGCCCGCTTCCGTCACTTCCAGCGTTTGGCTTCCTTCCATGACAATTTGCGTCGCCAAAGCGTCTTCTTGCCTTCTCGTAGTCAAGGTAAAACGGGACACCGAGGCAATACTCGGCAACGCTTCGCCACGAAATCCCAAACTGGCGATATGGTATAAATCATCAGCACTGCGTATTTTACTGGTAGCATGACGCAGCATGGCCGTCTGCGCATCTTTAGCGCTCATGCCCCAACCGTCATCGCTGATACGAATGCTTTCACAACCTCCGCCTGCA of Anaeromusa acidaminophila DSM 3853 contains these proteins:
- the mutL gene encoding DNA mismatch repair endonuclease MutL; amino-acid sequence: MENIVQVLDAHTANQIAAGEVVERPASVVKELVENAIDAASRNIEVEIAGGGCESIRISDDGWGMSAKDAQTAMLRHATSKIRSADDLYHIASLGFRGEALPSIASVSRFTLTTRRQEDALATQIVMEGSQTLEVTEAGGGVGTTILVRDIFFNLPARLKFLKKPATESAQIHDIITRLALSHPEVAFRLINNQRLVLSTNGSGRLEDVIASLYGKEAGAGLLELNHAQEGISLWGFLGQPTLLRSSRQWQTFLVNGRVVQSRALSKALDNAYHSVLPKTGFPLAVIRIDVPAEDIDVNVHPQKSEVKFKNEQDVFRSVYKAVTVCLTRPAAEQLRQAAPVVAPRPKEEIQSFDFQNLPVATTAQTAKERPAQPAPLPEPYRPIFKPLAERQRPVAAAESIPVYEAPAETVTAAPCEKIEPEMKSEPTRTEIFQAVDATMMDEDCQTESRAPLAQATISNETEAAEPLQVLGQVLSCYIVAKDKEQLYLVDQHAAHERILYDKFVGEAAAMPGQTLLVPVYLEVDEKEEFLLEQHGEALASLGFRLEMAGPGTARLLELPADLTGTSPETMLRELLVRLDEMQQPTAAQLRHMVFETAACHAAIRAGEELNQRQMERLLEQLAQTTLPYSCPHGRPVMVRFGEAELMRWFKRT